The DNA window ACCATTATTTAAAAAATTATTATTACCAAAAGTTGTTTTATTCCATAAATTTCCTTGATATGTTGTTATGCTTTTAAGAACATTCGGATAAGTTTTTCTACCGGCTGATGTGAAAAGCCATTGTTTGACCCAATCTATTCTATAACATTTAATATCAGCAAAGGATTCTTTTTTAATACCGGCTTTATGTTCATCAAAATTATAATAATCATAGATAGTTTTATTAATAATTTCACCAGATATATTTTTATTTATAACATTTAATAACCTGCCTAATGAAGAGAGATTATTGTGAATAACAGATGACCTGGCGTGCATTCTTTCAATAAAATCATATCTAGAATATTCACCAAGAAAATGACTACCATTATTACCTATACTATTACCTTCTGTTTGTTTTTCTTCAACCCAGAAAAGGTTACCCATACGAAAATTTTCCTCATTTACATTTTCTGCACTTGGTAATACCTGAAATTGATATTGTGTTTCTCTTTCATTATTACCATCCAAATCATATGCCTTAATTGTTACATATTCATACATTACTTCAGGACCAGGGATTTCATTAATATAAGGTATGAATTTTTGTGTGTTTGTTGGAGAATATGAAGTAATACCAGAAGTTTTATCTACATTTGGGATATTATAGTTATATTCAGTAACATATTCATTTCCTTTTTCGTCTGATAATCTAATATTATTTACCTTAAGTCCTCCGCCTTTGGTTATAATATTTCCTTTTAGTTTAATACATTTGATATAAGTACTTAAAATATATTGGTTAGGGGGAATATGAAATCTAATTTCCCTTGTCTCTATATTATGAACATAATGATAAACTTCAGGGAATGCATATGTTTTAGTCCTGCTTGAAGTACCAAAATATTCATAAACTACAAAAGTAAAATTTCTTGCTTTTGCAAATAGTTCATTAAAAGAATATTTTAAAGGAAATTTAACAATAAAAACTCTTTTATTTGTTTCATAACGAACTTCATAATCTTCAAAAGAGATGTATATTTCATTTAGTGCAGCTTCATTATAAAATTCATCACTTTCATATTCAATATTAATTTTAGCTCCTGTTGGAGTTGTTATTTGTTTTAAACTCCAGTTGTCAGGATTGTTTTTATCGTAACCCCATTCATCCATTCTGTCCAGGTTAAAACCAGCTTCTGCTTTCTCTGTATAATTAAAAGAATATGGAGGAATAATATTAGCACCTCCCTTACCCTTTATATTAACTGATGTTAAGGTTAATTTGTTTTGAGTAGGATTTGATGGGCAAGATTCTGCATTTGGAGTAGCATTACATAATGAATAATTATAATAAAATTGAATACTTTTTAGTACATCATTGTTTTCGTTAAAATTACTAGCAGTAATATCTTTTTTATCAAGAATATTATTATAATAATTTATTCCAAAATGGTAATTAGTTTTAATATAACTATATGAATGCCATTTGTCTTCATCTTCATTTGTAACTCCAATACGATTTCTATTAGCTAATGTTATTTTTCCAATTTCTGAATTATGTCCAGGATTATTATAGCTATCAGGTGCTAAGTCTATTAATCTATTATTTTCAATCAGTATTATTCTATCTAAAGCAAGTATTTTATGTTTTTCTGAAATATGTATATCATGATCATCCCAAATATCAATAAATTCAACACGATTAACACCATTTTCACTAGACCAAATTTCAACAATGTGTTCTAAATTATCATCATGTATACCTGATTCATCAGTTGAGTAAAAATCATTTTGCCCAGCTTTAAAAATAAAATATAACATTCCTTTTCCTACTTTTTTTATTACACTACAAATATTTTCCCACACAGTTGGATCATGATGTTTTTTTATAGGATAACTATGGGATTTATCAATTAAGTCTTTTTTTGCTCCAAGACCATCATATCTTTCCTTTTTTATAAATAATGCAGTATGTGTTCTGGTTGAAATTTTATCTAAATAATAAATTTGTTTTCTTCCCCAAGTATAAGAACCCCATCCATTTTTAACATTATCATATCCTTCATATGGAAATTTCCAAATATAAGCATCTGTCCATTTTCCATATTCAAATTTTACCCAGTAACCGTAATCATCATCGTCAATAATTCCAATTGTACCTCTATCAACAAAATCAGGACCTGTTATTGCCGTTAACAACCATGCATAGGCATATTTTTCAAAATTTCTTCTTTCAACAAACTTTCTATTTTCCCTGCTTTCAGCTCCAATTTCTTCCCTTACACTAAATTCTTCATATTGATAAACAGGTATAGAATAATGATATGTTTTTCCATCAGCAACTGTAATTGAATAAGCACCTATTCCATCTGTTTCAAAAATTGCATTTCCATCATCATCATTATTACCTCTTTTATTTTTTATAGAATTGTATTCTATGAAACCTTTATTTACGCAATTATTATAATTTTCATTAATATCATTGTTTGTAAAATATTCTATGTGTTTACTTGATCCTGTTCTGTTATCTTTATAAAAACTTAAACCGTCCGTATTGGTAATGTCTAATGAAGGATCCCCTCCGTTGTCAATTGTATGGCTCCAATCAGGCGGATTATCAGCATCCCAATCAAAAGTAACAGGGTCAATAGAAGTATATGAACTAAAGTCATTTTCAAAATAAAAATATACCTCATTATACTTTTTTTTAATAGGATATGAATTACTGGTTAAAGTATAAAAAGTAAGTTCTTCCTCTTCATCCACTATTATTCCTTTTCTTGCAAGTGCACCAAAATCAAACAAATGAGGAGATATCGTTCCTGATAATCCTTGTGCAGAAACAATATATTTATCATATGCAGGAAAAGACAAGCTATTAGTCTGTTCAATATCTTCTATGTTTTCATAATATTCATCATTATAAGGATTCGTGTATGTATCCATTGATACAATTGGAGATTGTAAATCCCATTCTTCAGGTCTAACACTCGTTACACCGTCATCTCCCAGATATAGCGAACCATAAGTAATTTCATTATCCTCACTATATAACCAAACCATAATCTTAGTTGTTGATAATCCTATATGAGCAAAATACCAAATTGGTATTGTAAAAGAACTGTTTGATGAAATAACGCTATATGAGCCTATGTTGTATGAACTTGGTTTCCCAAGCATACCATAAACGACTGAACTATTATCTTTTAAATTAAAGGAAATTCCTGTTGAATTAATAATACCACCATTAAACGAAATATTGTTACCATCAAATCCAATACTGCCATTAAATTGGCCACGACCGAAACCAAAACCAACAGAATATCCATTTTGATTAGTACGAACATTTAATGGACCAACCCTCATTGATACACCTTCGGTACCTACTTCTCCCCCAATCCTTAAACCATCTTTTAAACCTACAGATACTCCACCACCGTAACCAATCTCTCCGCCAAATGATTTATTTGTATGCCATGATGTATAAGCGGTTATACTCAGTATTTTTGACACACCTACTCCACCTGAAATTCTATAATATGTATCTGATTCGCCCGGATCATATGCAACTGAATAAATTGCATTTCCTTTAGTATCATCAGGAGTAACATTTTTTATTCTGTTAATTGCACCCGGTGAGATATTCCATCCAAGCCCAACCCATGATGCTTCCTGATTCATAGTTATACCTGCATGATAACTTAATGCAAGAGGATATCCTCCTTCAGGTCCCGGTATGTTAATTATAGGTAAAGTATATGAAAAATCACCTGTTATTAAATTTACCATATCTGTTGCATCAACAGGTTCAAAAGAAGTGAATTCGGGTGCTGCCGGTCCTGTATTTTGTGCTTTAACACAATTATTCAAAAAACCAATTTCAATAATAATTGTCAGAAAACTGAGCTTTATAATATTTTTTAAAGTTCGCATGGTATTAATATTTTAGTTTATTTTTAATTCCGGTATTTTTTTAAATGCTTTTATATAAAATTTATATTTTGTATCGCCTATTTTTAAACCAAAGTCTTTTATTGTAAGTTTTAACCATTCAAAATTTTTAAGTTCTTCTTTTTTGAAAACAAATAATATATCAGTACTGTTTGACATTCCATAAAGCCTTGGGTATATATAATCCATTAAAGGCAATGTGTCTTTTTTAGAGCTGATTAGTGATACATTATTGTCCATATCAAAAGCAAGCTGATTTACCATTGCTCCAAATTGCTGCTGGTTCCCTGCAAACAGGTTAAGGAGCTCCTGCTTGTTTTGTGAAAAGGAAATAATAAAATATAAATATTTATTATACTGTTCTTTTAATTTTTGTATTTTTTCGTCATTAATTGTAGTATCGTTGTTTATTTCCTGTAATACAAAAAGAGATGAAGGTTTAAACATTACTTTTATGTTTATTCCGTTTATGGTTTTTTCCTGTAAAAGTCCGTTTTCAGGATTTTTTAAATAATCAAACATTTCCTGTTTTGTTATTTTTTTATTACATGAGGAAATAATGATTATTCCTGTTAATCCTAAGATTAAATATTTTAATATGTTTTTTTGTTTTTTCAAGTTGTTTAATTTAGTTATACATATTATGGCAAACGTATGAATATTTTTTTTATAAACAGGTCGCTCCAACGGAGCTAATATTCAGGTGTTTTCTACTTATTCTATAAACAGGTCAATCCTAACGGATTTTTTCTTATTTATAACCAAACCCTCAGAGTTTTGCTAATTAATTGAAAATAAATATTTTAAATTTTACATTTTTATAATTTTATTAAACCCCGAGGGTTTTTATTAACTTTATGGACGGATTCTAATTATTATCTGTCATTAAAGTCCTTGTTTTTTTATTATGTTTAAATCACTATTGTCCGACTTTAGCCCTTGACGTATTGTATTTAAGGGCTAAAGCCCGATGCCTTTTCATTTTTATTCTACGGCATAAATGCCGTAGTTAGTTATTTGTTTTTGTTTTCACATAGTTTCTAAAATCGGGGGCTAATCTTATTTATAACCAAACCCTCGGGGTTTTGCTAATTAATTGGAAACAAATATTTTAAATTTTCCATTTTTATAATTTTATTAAACCCCGAGGGTTTTTATTAACTTTATGGACGGATTTTAATTATTATCTGTCTTTAAAATCCTTGTTTTTTATTATTTTAAATTTAAGAATCATTTTATTAAGCAATTATGTTTCAATATTTTAAATCGTAAATCGTAAATCATAAATCTAAAATTTTACTGTTTCTCGTATTCTGCATTTAATCCTTCGAGTATTTTTTCTGTAATATTGAAGTTTTCATCTGCATATAAAATGTTGCCGGCACCTGTTGCTCCGAGAATGAATTTGTAATTATGTTTTTTACCATATTCTGTTAAATAGTCGTTAATTTCATTTACAACAGTTTGTGTCATTTTTTGCTCTTCATCGGCAGCTTTTTTTTGCATAGCCTGACTGTAGCCTTGTATTTGTTGTTGTTTGTTTCTTAGTAACTCTTCTTTAAGTTCTTTTTCTTTTGTTGTCATTTTGCTACGTTCTTTTTCGTAGTTTTTAAGTTCCTGTTCCCATTCTTTTATTAAAGTATCAGCATTTGCTTCCCATACAGATGCTTTTTTTTCAAATTCTGCCCTTGCATTTTTCATGCCTTTATACTTTTGAATTATTACATTGTTGTCTATGTAAACAACTTTTTCCTTTTTTGTTATTTCAATAACACTTAATCCGATAAATCCAATTATTGCTATTATACTTATAATTAAATTTGTTTTTTTCATTTTAATATTTGTTTTTTTTGTTAGTAATTTGTTTTTAATATTTTATTTTCTTGTTCGACGAAGTCAGAAACTTCACCGAGCCTAATTGATCTTATATTTTAACATGACTGTAAATTTTCTATAATCAACAAATTCACTATATATTTCTCTGCCTAAGAATAATTCAAAACCCTTAAATAATTTAATACCCAGATAAGTTGTAATTCTTTCAGTAGTGATTAAATTCAATCCCAAAAATAATTTCTCTTTATAATTTAAATCAAATCCAAAAAATAAATTATTGTAACTTTCCCTAAAATTATAATATACTAATGGTTTAATATTAAATGATTTATTTATATCAAAATTATATTTAAAATAAACTCTATTATAGCGAAAATTGCTATTGTAATTTATAAATTTATTATTTTTTTGATTTTTACTCCAAACTATTCCTAATTCAAATCCTTTAAAATTAATAGAAGATGCAAGTTTAAAATTAATATTATAATGTGTTGTATCAATCTCAGGTATGTACAATGAGTCAATATGTATATTATATTTAATATATCCCAGTTGACTGCCAATATTTAAAGCTAAATTATCATTTATTAATTTATTATAATTATAAACCAAACCTGCATGGCTTAAATACTCTCTAATACTTGAATAATCTACTTTTTGATAGTTTATTATTAATCCAAAACTGCTATTTATATTTTGAATATTAGAGGTAAAAATAAATTGATTAGAACTATTTTTACCAAATCTGGAAAAATTAAAATTATTCATATCAAAACCCTTTGATTCTGTCAAAATACTAAATGAAGCATCAATTATATTTTTTTCTATTAAAGTTGGAGAAATAATAACAGGGTTTATGGTTCCAAAAGATTTTATTTGAGAATATGAATTTAGAGTTAGAAAAATCTGAATTATTAATAATATTTTGGAATAAATGTGATTCATATTTTATTCATAATTAATTTTTTATTGTAAACTTATCATACAGTTAATTGGTTTATAAATATGTAATTTACATAGAGCTACTTCATCTTTTGTTTCTACGAGACAACCTTAATAATAAACTAACTAAATTTTACGACGTAGCTACATGTTACGCCGAGCTGGGATTGGTGAATAATACCAATTTGAATCAATTTTAATATATTCATGTTTTTTTTCATTCTTATAATTATCTGGATAATAGGTCAATACAAATTTTTTATATCTTAATGAAATCACAGAATTTCTATAACGATGAGACATTAAGCTTTCAGCTTTAGTTTTATAAAAAGATTTAATCAATTCATTTATTTCAATTTTTATTAATTCATTTTCTATGTTTAATATTGATGATAAATTCTTGTAAAATTTTAAACTATCTTTTTCATATTCAGCAGGTAGAATTATTTTATGATTTCTAACATGAAAATATATTCTTTCGTAATTCAAATAAGGAGATATTATAGAATCATTATTATAATAATAGTATGAAAAACTATAAGTTTTTCCATTATCTCTTGATTCTACATCCCATCCATTGAAAATTATAATGTTTAATTTTCGGACATTTTGATAATTATCCAAATAATTATTACAATTGGATAATATAAAACACATTAATATGAATAAAATATTTTTTTTCATTTATCTTTTATTATTCCAGTTATAGCCTTGTTGAATTGATATTTGATCATCTAAACTGTCTCCAAAAATATGTCCTTGTTTAAATGTTGCATGTAAATTAGCTGCTTTTAACGCAAGGTTTAAATCAATATTTAATCTTTGCATTGCAGCACCCCATACAAAATTCCCTAAATTGTGAGCATTAAATGCTGTTAAGCCTACTCCAAAATCAAATAAAGTTAATACTGGAATGTTATATTTTCCAGATTCAGAGAAATCTAAATTTCCAATAGTATAATCTCTACTACTGCTTTCAGTCAAAGCATAAATTGTATTAAAAATATATCTTTGATTCTTTGGATCATTTACACCAGAAAAATCGAGCCATGTATCTATAACTGATTCGCTTAGAATTGCTGTTGAAATTCCAAATACAGCTTCTGAATTTGTTTTATAAATATCATCAAATTTCCATCGATCAAACACGTACATATTTGAAGCGTCAAAGCGAGAAATAGAAAATGTAGTTCCATCAGCTAAAAATCCAGTGTGCCCATTCCAAAGATTATGCCACCATGTATCTCTCACTATATTTGTACACATATTGTTCTCATCAAAATAAAATTTATCATCTAATCCCCCATCTGGATCTACACCACTAACAGGATTATTCCCCATCCCCAAATAAGGAGAATAATATTGTCCATACGGGTCAGGCGCCATCCAACGACATATACGTGTGTCATAGCTTCTAAGTTCGAAGTGGTTAAACCCTGTTTCCTGGTCTTTTTCAGCGAACTGACCCTGATAGCCGAAGCGATAATTCCCTGTTCCTGCAACAAATTGTCTGCCTGGCATAAACATACCGCCGGGATAATAGTCTGAATAGCTTAACAGGTCAGGTTTTCCATCGCTGTCATTGTCTTTGGTAAATGTTGCACGAACATTACCGAGATGGTCGGAGAGTTCATAAATATAATTTTCAGCTCCCCAGCCACTATTCAGGTCAACAGTACCTAACCTTGAAGCTCCGTAAATTGGTATTTCTTTTTGTACAAGCCCGGCAGTAATTTTATCATCATAAATGCTAATAATATTTCCTGAAAGGTCACGCACATAAAATGTTTGTTTACCATCGGGAGTTTCTACCAAATATCTGAAACCTTTATCATCATACGAATATTCAACAACAGGAATAGTAAGTCCAGCATCGGAATATATTGTTGTAACTTTTCCGTAAACATCGTATTCAATATATTGGTTTTCTGCTACATTACCAATCATCTGGGAACAATTAAGTTTCATTTTTTTCAAAGAACGTTTTCTTATTTCTACGAAACAACATTAGTAATAAACTAACAAAATTTTACGACATAGCTATAAGTTACGCCGAGCGGGAGTCACATAATACTTTTTTTCGACAAAGAATATCCATTTTAAGATTTTATTACTTTCAGAAAAATTAATTGTATCTTTAAATTCAACAATTAATCTTAAATAATTTTCACCCTCTTCATGTGTAGTCTTTATATTTTTTTTATAAATAGAAAAATATTCTAAACTTGATGAATCCTTTAAATTATAATCAATATCAAAATCACCTAAAATTACTCGTGATAAAATTCCGTTTTTCTTTTTAAAAAGCACGAATAATTCATATTTTAATTCCTCATTTAAATTTATTGTATCTTTATTTAATATTAAATCAACATATTCGGATGAATCTTTTATTATTTTTTCATTATTATCATATCTAATAATTCCATTTAGAACAGACTGATTATTTATTATTTTATAAAAATTCTCTTGTTTTAAGTAACCATCTTTTCTAAAATATTTATGTACTCCAACTCTCATATTATTTTTTAAACAGACTTGTTCCTTAATTTTTCCATCTGGATAATACCATATTGCTGGACCTGTAGTTACTCCATTTTTAACTGTTAATGTTTGAATAAGTTTATTATTTACATAATAAGAAATAATACTATCTCGTTTTTGGTTTTTATTTATATATCCAATTGCCTTGATTTGTCCATTTGAATCATATTCAAATACTTTAGTTAAATTACTATTATCCAATTTAACAAATTTGAAATTTAATATTCCATTTTCATAATATACATCATTTTCTATTGTTTCATTTTTTTTGTTAGAACATGAAATTAAAACAAAACAAAATAAAGTTATAAATGTAAATTTTTTCATAGTTAAAAACTTTATTCTATTGCATCCTCGTTATCGCTTGCGCTAAAACGAGGAGTTGGTTTTATAAAATATTCATTATAACCAGAATACCAAACAGAATCATTTACTCCAATAACTACAGACAATATATATTTACCAATTTTATTGGGTACAAATTGAAATTCTTTATCTGGCTTTAAACTTGGAATATAATCAATAGCCTTTACCTGACTATCATTTGGTTCTATCAAATTTATTCCAAATTCTGTTTTTTTATAATCAATAGGGCCAGATAACATTATTTTTAATGAAATTGAATCCTTTAATTGAATTGTATCTGGTTGAAATTTTAATTTATTAATAGAATTTTTAAATCCTATTGAATCTTCTTTAGATATAAATAGAACAGTTCTTAATTCATCAATAATATTACTTATTGTATCGTATTTCCTATAATAATACTCAACATTATTCTTAATTAATGCCTCCATTGCTAATTTTCCATTATTAAAGTAATATAAGTATTTGCCATTTGGAATATTATCTTTAAATTCTTCAATAGATCTAATTTTACCTCCTTCATAATAAATTTTAAAGATGCCATTTTTTTGACCATTTTTATAAATACCTTCAAATTTAATATCTCCATTTTCAAAATATCCAATTGCAATTCCTTCCCTTTTATCATTAATGAAAGTAGATTTTTCGGACAGATTCCCATTTTGGAAATATTTCAAATATTTACCATGTTTTTCCCCATTTTTAATTTGAATTGAACATTTCAAATTACCATCTTCATAATATTGCTTTTCAGTTTTTATACATGATGTTAAAAAATATATTATGAAAATTATAAAGATTATTTGTTTCATTTTTAAAATCCTTTAGTTTTATATTTTATACCATTTCTTATTTGTATACTATCAGGTCGATTAGACCATATATTAGACCACAAATAATGAACATCAGTTGTATCCCCATTTTCGCTAGTTTTTATACTATCAACTCCCCTCATATCAATTCTAATATGTATAATTTCATGTTCTTTTATAACATTCAATTCTGGGCTAACATTATTAGGATCCAACTGAAGGATATCTTTATCAGAAAAGATAGATTGTATACCATCACCAATTTTTTGTCCCATATCAAAAGAACTTTGTGTTACATCAATAACCTTTTGTACAATATTATTTTGGAGTTTTGCAATTCTGAAATTTAGGTTTGTTAATACATCATCAATATTTATTGATGGAACATTAAAATCTCCAATTCTTGCCGGTCCGTTTATTCCAAAAATATTAGATGTCCAATTAATTCCACCTGTTGGATTACAAAAATTGCTCCAACCCGATTGTCCAAAATTCGTATATGTTAAGCCTTCATCCATATTTCCCCAAACTGCAGTCCAATCACCTGTATTATTTTGTCCAAACACTCCATTATTTTGTCTTGCAGCTCTACGAGCCCTCCATCTCTCACCAATACCTCCATTTCGGTCAATGAATGAAACAGAATTATTCCCCATACTAACATATCCGCTCCAGTACTGTTTGTATGGGTCAGTAGAATGCCATCTAAGTATCCTGCTGTCGTACAATCTTAATTCAAAATGGTTAAGTCCTGTTTCCTGGTCTTTTTCAGCGAACTGACCCTGATAGCCGAAGCGGTAATTCCCAAGTACCTAAGTTATATTTTTTTCAAAGAACTTTTTTTTGTTTCTACAAAACAATAACAGTTACAAATTACCTCAATTTTCTATAGTAAAATGATAATTCGTTAATTCCTAACCCTTCTTTTTAATTTGAACAGTAATGTAATATTTAATAAAGAAATAACTAATACTATTAAAAATAATGAAATACTTATTATTAAATATCTATTTAATTTTGTTTTATAAAATACTTCTTTTTGTTTTATAAAACGTTTGTTTTTAGTATTTCGTAATAAATTAATTTCCTCATTTAAATCAACCAATGCTTGTAAATGCAATAATTCCATTTGATATTTAAACTCTTTTGTAGGCATATGACCAGGCATAGGGGGTGGAGGTATATCATAATCAATAATACCTTCAGGAGCATT is part of the Bacteroidales bacterium genome and encodes:
- a CDS encoding OmpH family outer membrane protein — translated: MKKTNLIISIIAIIGFIGLSVIEITKKEKVVYIDNNVIIQKYKGMKNARAEFEKKASVWEANADTLIKEWEQELKNYEKERSKMTTKEKELKEELLRNKQQQIQGYSQAMQKKAADEEQKMTQTVVNEINDYLTEYGKKHNYKFILGATGAGNILYADENFNITEKILEGLNAEYEKQ
- a CDS encoding toxin-antitoxin system YwqK family antitoxin, whose translation is MKQIIFIIFIIYFLTSCIKTEKQYYEDGNLKCSIQIKNGEKHGKYLKYFQNGNLSEKSTFINDKREGIAIGYFENGDIKFEGIYKNGQKNGIFKIYYEGGKIRSIEEFKDNIPNGKYLYYFNNGKLAMEALIKNNVEYYYRKYDTISNIIDELRTVLFISKEDSIGFKNSINKLKFQPDTIQLKDSISLKIMLSGPIDYKKTEFGINLIEPNDSQVKAIDYIPSLKPDKEFQFVPNKIGKYILSVVIGVNDSVWYSGYNEYFIKPTPRFSASDNEDAIE